TCTTTCGGAGGGTTATGTTCTATTGAATGCCTCTTTGATACACATCCGCCCTCTTTACTTCATTGTCTCTCATGCTTACCTTGGAGGTTATTTCTTTATCCCCCTCCtcttggctgtgtgtgtgtatgtttagaatttctttctttcttatttatggATTTGAACTTGGGAGTTTTGTTGCCGTTATGGTTTCTTTGGGCACCTATGTTAATACAGCTGCTTACCAAAGGCCCTGGATAATGTGCCTTTCCTTCctctatttaaaagaaaagccaGTATTCTTAGGTGTGCTGGTTTCAGCAAAGTCAGGAGCCCAGGTCTAGGCCTGGCTTGGTGTCCTCGTGTCCGGAGGATGCTGCTGACTTTTACATCACTCCTCTTTCCTCTGATAGCCAAGGGCTACTCTgatgaaagaatattttcagcAGAAGCAACCGAGGGCTCCTGAATTGCCAAGGGGAGTGGAAAGACGGGGGTAAACACCATCCTTGATATTTGCTGGAGACACGGACCAGAGCCCTGCTTCCACTGGTgggaggattatttttaaaatagcgcCTGGCCGGAAGTAGCATTAGCCGGCAGTGGTTTTAGGGTGTGCATGGCTCCTGAAAGGTACTCCTCCGTGTGTGGGTTAGCAGGCCCAAGAGGCCCATGGAAGATACTTCGGACCTCTTGGTCTCCCTGACCAAGTAGATGGGCTTTAAATCCTTCTGTTCTGAGTCTGGCTGCCCACCTATGGCCTCACCTCTTCCTTTTTGGCCAATGCTAAtggtttttctatttattcttctattatttttaaaaaggcacttgAAACGATGTCCCTGGTAATTGGTAATTTATACGTGAATGTGAAAAACATCCTTACAGCCTTTATGCTCAAAGGCTGGTTCACGAGTCCCCAGCATTGTCTCACCTGGGAGCTGCTTGGAATGCTGATTCCCAGGCCACACCCCAGACtcacccactgaatcagaatctgcatttgaagATTCACGGTGTCCTGGGTGTTTTGCACCGCAGCTGCAGTTTGAGAAGCATCACATTAAAGCATTCCTCCATAATTTGATGTAAGCCGCCCCTGTTGACCTCGTGCATCCACTTAGCTGCAGTGATGACTCTTGTTTTGATGATGTTTACACAGGTAGAACCTTTGAGTGAGTGACTGAAATGATTCTCCTTTGCCAAGGCATCTGAATTCTGTGAGGGAAGTGTAGCTGTTTGGTGTAGaagtaaaatcagaaaattaatgaAAGTAGGGCTTCCTCTTATGGTGATGACATGCACCATGGCCAAACAGATTTTGTTAGCACTCAGGTTGGATCCTGAATGAAGCAGGTAAAAACTGTTGACAGTGGAATGACAAGATGTAGTAAAGCTAGAAGAAGGTCAACCCACATATCTCAAAGTCTAGTGCCATTTACTACTAATTTAATGATAACACATACCTTTGATGATGTGCAGGCTGCAGCATTCAAGGTACTGTGTTATAGTTTATTGTTTGCTTGGGAAGCAATTTACTCCTTAAAATTGAAATTCTGGAATTTTAAATCAGGAAGAACTTTTATGTATACCCCACTTAAATgactattttgaaataatgataatagattttaaattattctctaaTAGATTTTCCCTTACACCAGAAATATCATAATGGTATTTCCgttgatttttataaattatttttggttttccctctctctcccaaagCCTATTTTAGGGTAGGTATGTTTTTTaacatggtttatttttttaaaaagataaaggaattacAACAgaagagtcattttttttcttccaaaagcatCGGAAgtaagtttttgatttttgagGTCATAAGGAGGTGAGAGAACAGACAAACCGGGGAGTTATTTCTCTTGAAATGTCTAGCCTTAATTATTACAATGCCCTAGTACCTAGTACCACCCTTATGTTTCCAAAGAAATAGATCCCTGTAAATGCCTTTGTCTCTGGACTTTTGAGTAAAATAGTAGGGTGTGCTTTGCAAAATGTCATCGTGGATGTTGAGTTTCAGAGTCTTTAATTAGGAAACTGAAATCTGTATATCGAGATTTGTAAATCATCTAAATTGCAGAGTAATGTTTTAGAATACCGCTTAAGGGATTGACAttaaagcctttttctttttaagaaatgcaaTAATTTCCTCAAATCCTCACTCATTAGACCTCTACTAACTACAgtgctgactttttctttttgccctaaAGTCTGTGAATTCCAAAGAAATGCTTCACCATTCCCCCCATTATTATAGCCACCTGGAAGCAGTATTCATGTGTTGGATTAAAAATGTAACAATGAATTAGGAACTTTTGTTTCACAATACATATGTTGACATAAATGTATAGAAAAGggaggatccttttttttttttatcaaaaggggaaaatttaaattttctggtTGCAAACTTTGACGTGGGAGAAATCAAACCCTGAAGTGAGGTTTATAAATCCTTCTATCCAATCAGATTGTCACCACTTGTCctaacaattttccttttttttccacttttttgtaTCAAATTAGAATCTTTGGAAGAACTGCCAGAAATGAGTGGAAAAACAACCCGGCGCTTCTTCTTTAATTTAACTTCTGTCCCCACCGAGGAGTTTATCACCTCAGCAGAACTTCAGGTCTTTCGGGAGCAGACACAGGAGACTTTGGATAACAGTAGCAGTTTCCATCACCgaattaatatttatgaaatcaTCAAACCTGCAACAGCCAACTCCAAGTTCCCCGTGACCAGACTTTTGGACACCAGGTTGGTGACTCCGAATGCCAGCAGGTGGGAGAGCTTCGACGTCACCCCCGCTGTGATGCGGTGGACTGCACAGGGGGTCGCCAACCACGGGTTCGTGGTGGAAGTGGCCCACCCGGAGGACAGCCCGGAGGTCTCCAAGAGGCATGTGCGGATTAGCAGGTCTTTGCACCAAGATGAGCACAGCTGGTTACAAATAAGACCCTTGCTAGTCACTTTCGGCCACGATGGGAAAGGACACCCTCTGCACAAAAGGGAAAAGCGTCAAGCAAAACACAAACAGCGCAAGCGCCTGAAATCCAGCTGCAAGAGACACCCTTTGTACGTGGACTTCAGTGATGTGGGCTGGAATGACTGGATCGTAGCCCCCCCGGGGTATCATGCCTTTTACTGCCACGGGGAGTGCCCTTTCCCCCTGGCTGATCACCTGAACTCCACGAATCACGCCATCGTCCAGACGTTGGTCAACTCCGTTAACTCTAAGATCCCAAAGGCGTGCTGTGTCCCAACAGAACTCAGTGCCATCTCCATGCTGTACCTTGACGAGAACGAAAAGGTGGTATTAAAGAACTACCAGGACATGGTTGTGGAGGGTTGTGGGTGTCGTtagcacagcaaaataaaaataaatatatatatatatattttagaaaaaacaaaaaaaaaaatcaagttgacACTTTAATATTTCCCAATGAAGACTTTATTTATGGAatggaatggagaaaaaaaacacagctattttgaaaatatatttatatctacgAAAAGAAGTtgggaaaacaaatattttaatcagAGAATTATtccttaaagattttaaaatgtatttcgtTGTACATTTTATATGGGTTCAACCCCAGCACATGAAGTATAATGGTcagatttattttgtatttatttactattataaCCACTTTTTAGGAGAAATAGCtaatttgtatttatatgtaatCGAAAGAAGTATTGGGTTTGTacataattttccaaaaattgtAGTTGTTTTTCGTTGTGTGTATTTAAGATGAAAAGTCTACATGGAAGGTTACTCTGGCAAAGTGCTTagcacatttgctttttttttttttttttttttttttttttttttttttttttttttttgcagtgctaCTGTTAAGGTCACAAGTTcaagtccagaaaaaaaaagtggataatcCACTCTGCTGACTTTCAAGATTATTATATTATTCAATTCTCAGGAATGTTGCAGAGTGGTTACCCAGTCCATGAGAACCTATGTCCTTATTAGGTGGAATATTTGGATAAGAACCAGACATCGCTGATCTAATATAcaatccttcccccaccccccaatttgcagaaaataaaaagcaggaccaattgaaataattaggaaaatgatGAATCTTCAGGAAAGGGAATGATGGTTTGTTGTTCTTCTTTCCTAAACTAGTGACCCCTTCAAAGGGGCTGGTCTGGCCAAAgtgttaaataaaacataagattTCTTCATTATTCAGATTGTGgtcatgtatatttaaaattgataTCTAGTTGCCCTCATGAAGAGTTGGAAATTGATTTGTGTTTTAACTTTTACCTCACCTGGCAGCCTAAAGCTCAGAAGGACTCCATTTTCTAACTTTGCCCCCAACACAGCAAAAGCATGCCCGTCGTGCTTTCTCTCCACCCCGATCTCTGTTCCATCAGCTTGCTTTTCTTTCCAAGGTTATATATTTGAACACTTTTCTCCAAATGTTAAACCTATTTAGGATAATAAATATCAAAGCTCTGGTACTTCATTCTATAGAGTCCATCCTGTAAGAGAAAATGGAACATTTGTACAGCATTCACAAAGATCACCTTGTGTCTGCAATTTTGTTTCTGAGGCTACTCATTGTGGAAGGAGGTAGGGAAAAGGCAGGGAATGGCTGGAGATTTGCAAGCAAGTCATTGGATAATTCCTAGGAATTGTCAGTGATTTAGTATTTCACACAAACCTCTTTGAGGCAGAAAGATTTAAAAGAGAACCGAAGCTACAAAACAAGCAAAACCTGGGGAACCCAAGATAAAGTTTCAGAGATGATATCCCATGCAACAGAGGCAATGGAGCCAAAAAATTAGAAAGGGAAAGTGTCTGAGATCAGCTTCTACAAGGCCATCTGCCAATTGGACTAAAGCCCAAGCAGAGTGAAGTCAAATTAGGCCTTCGGAATGAACGCTCACCAGTGGCAGGGCTCCTGTGCTCTGGGTTGAAGTCAGACACTAGGAAGGGTTCTGTGggtttgttgctgtggctggggggggggagggcccACAACACCCCATGATGTTACCAGAAGTATTTTAAGGTCAGTTTCTAGGACTGAGTGTCACCTCTGACCCTGCTGTGACTGGAGAGGCCTGATTTTCTTTCCTAGCCCTGCCTAGGaattggctgaaaaaaaaaaaaagagtgtgttaGTAAAGGAACAGTCTGTTATCATCAGATTCTTCCCAGGAATTAACTTGCAATGGATGACCATGTTACATTTTGGGTTACATTTTGGGTGTGATAGGTTTAACCCTAGATTTGAGATTATCTAGATCGTATTTTAAAATGAGTACTAGTTATCCTTCCACTTTCAAAATCCTCTAGTTTctttttatccctcccccactgctCTGGGATATCTTTGGTATTAGCCCCCACCCAGGGGGTGAGATCATCTCTACCCAGCATTCTTCACTCGCTCTTGCCATGGATGTGAGGCACAGGCTGCTCAGT
The sequence above is a segment of the Sus scrofa isolate TJ Tabasco breed Duroc chromosome 17, Sscrofa11.1, whole genome shotgun sequence genome. Coding sequences within it:
- the BMP2 gene encoding bone morphogenetic protein 2 precursor (The RefSeq protein has 1 substitution compared to this genomic sequence), producing the protein MVAGTRCLLALLLPQVLLGGAADLIPELGRRKFAASTGLSSSQPSDDVLSEFELRLLSMFGLKQRPTPSRDAVVPPYMLDLYRRHSGQPGAPAPDHRLERAASLANTVRSFHHEESLEELPEMSGKTTRRFFFNLTSVPTEEFITSAELQVFREQTQETLDNSSSFHHRINIYEIIKPATANSKFPVTRLLDTRLVTPNASRWESFDVTPAVMRWTAQGVANHGFVVEVAHPEDSPEVSKRHVRISRSLHQDEHSWSQIRPLLVTFGHDGKGHPLHKREKRQAKHKQRKRLKSSCKRHPLYVDFSDVGWNDWIVAPPGYHAFYCHGECPFPLADHLNSTNHAIVQTLVNSVNSKIPKACCVPTELSAISMLYLDENEKVVLKNYQDMVVEGCGCR
- the BMP2 gene encoding bone morphogenetic protein 2 isoform X1, with the translated sequence MVAGTRCLLALLLPQVLLGGAADLIPELGRRKFAASTGLSSSQPSDDVLSEFELRLLSMFGLKQRPTPSRDAVVPPYMLDLYRRHSGQPGAPAPDHRLERAASLANTVRSFHHEESLEELPEMSGKTTRRFFFNLTSVPTEEFITSAELQVFREQTQETLDNSSSFHHRINIYEIIKPATANSKFPVTRLLDTRLVTPNASRWESFDVTPAVMRWTAQGVANHGFVVEVAHPEDSPEVSKRHVRISRSLHQDEHSWLQIRPLLVTFGHDGKGHPLHKREKRQAKHKQRKRLKSSCKRHPLYVDFSDVGWNDWIVAPPGYHAFYCHGECPFPLADHLNSTNHAIVQTLVNSVNSKIPKACCVPTELSAISMLYLDENEKVVLKNYQDMVVEGCGCR